From a single Solenopsis invicta isolate M01_SB chromosome 6, UNIL_Sinv_3.0, whole genome shotgun sequence genomic region:
- the LOC105196833 gene encoding matrix metalloproteinase-2 isoform X1, with protein MHVTLIFVVAIIFAIKPENCVTQDVDVILYLYKYGYLDDNNTQLSMDNSSVTHALALFQEYYQLSGDSILNNVTLDVMRRPRCGNRDIPHYKQNRQTPKWTKTHLTWNFQFADKLTLTMAEQAFSLWVAKTPLTFERKILGPDIMISYEASRHTMSDLFNAQICREVFDGKGGVVAHAIPMGFSTNGPIAAADIYVDNAEQWFIQLKKNPPNTMHLLRVLAHEISHALGLEHSTCKDAVMYAYGSSLEPYPVELSIDDTLAIQNLYGAKNNEVVNEIATTTTTIKPTEQIPEYLNICDAPYIDNMLLLENKMFITYKQYAWSMDIEDKKYSKSIVLADYMTFLPKNVSITAAYQRASGDIVLFVRNKIFLLEYPSFTLKSGWPKNITNIGLSSDAEIITVINTNKGRTYIIFNENNVAEINECTMSVVKYFALQTIFPGISITVQSAFRYVDGHIYFFDKKHFYKFNEFTKTVVMAGRFNLMLFGVECPKNGIIQQLRDFLNRLIEDNSSPKKKPPIMIKNEKCMIKNEK; from the coding sequence ATGCATGTCACGCTCATTTTTGTCGTTGCCATTATATTTGCTATTAAGCCAGAGAATTGTGTGACTCAGGATGTCGATGTGATATTGTATCTTTACAAATATGGCTATCTTGACGATAATAATACGCAACTTTCGATGGATAATTCGAGTGTAACTCATGCACTTGCGctttttcaagaatattatcaATTGTCTGGTGACAGTATTTTGAATAACGTGACATTAGATGTGATGCGTCGACCGCGATGCGGTAATCGGGATATTCCACACTACAAACAAAATAGGCAAACGCCAAAGTGGACAAAAACGCATTTAACGTGGAATTTTCAATTTGCCGATAAATTAACTTTGACAATGGCTGAACAGGCATTTTCTTTGTGGGTAGCAAAGACACCGTTAACTTTCGAGCGTAAAATACTGGGGCCCGATATTATGATATCGTACGAGGCGAGTAGACACACGATGTCGGATTTATTCAACGCTCAAATCTGCAGAGAAGTATTTGACGGAAAAGGTGGAGTTGTTGCACACGCGATACCTATGGGTTTCTCTACCAATGGACCTATCGCTGCTGCTGACATTTACGTTGATAACGCAGAACAATGGTttatacaattgaaaaaaaatcctCCGAATACAATGCATTTGCTTCGCGTGCTCGCACATGAGATCAGTCACGCTCTAGGATTAGAGCACAGCACCTGTAAGGATGCAGTAATGTATGCTTATGGTTCTAGTCTAGAGCCGTATCCCGTGGAATTGTCTATTGATGACACACTAGCTATTCAGAATTTATACGGAGCCAAGAACAATGAGGTTGTGAATGAAATAGCTACGACGACTACGACGATAAAACCCACTGAACAAATTCCCGAATACTTAAATATATGTGATGCGCCGTATATAGATAATATGTTGTTattagagaataaaatgtttattacgtACAAACAATATGCATGGTCAATGGATATAGAGgataaaaaatatagcaaatCAATCGTATTGGCAGATTATATGACTTTTCTTCCCAAAAATGTCTCCATAACGGCGGCGTATCAAAGAGCCTCAGGtgatattgtattatttgtgagaaataaaattttcttacttGAGTATCCCAGTTTTACCCTGAAATCTGGTTGGCCAAAAAATATCACGAATATAGGCTTATCCTCGGACGCGGAAATCATTACCGTAATAAATACTAACAAGGGAAgaacttatattatttttaatgaaaacaacgTAGCCGAGATAAATGAATGCACTATGAGCGTagttaaatattttgcattgcaAACGATATTTCCTGGGATTTCAATCACTGTCCAATCGGCTTTTCGCTATGTCGACggtcatatttattttttcgataagaaacatttttataaatttaacgaaTTCACAAAAACCGTTGTAATGGCTGgtagatttaatttaatgctgTTCGGTGTCGAATGTCCGAAAAATGGAATAATACAACAGTTACGCGATTTTCTAAATCGACTTATTGAAGATAATTCCTCGCCAAAAAAAAAACCACCTATAATGATAAAGAATGAGAAATGTATGATAAAGAATgagaaatga
- the LOC105196833 gene encoding uncharacterized protein LOC105196833 isoform X2, whose protein sequence is MARTRELSDVPIFVDLQGFIMGDIFRVKEVAVLRRGDELTHYVFRAPLAWNLLTKDEKQQANWLTAHHHHLHWKDGDIEFRQAKKLIRCVVLDGLFDGKDDEIIIYVKGLQKKTWLQQYLDEDHECRIDSIEVDFEDIERLRDLKASRSFHCRRHVKNCAMDNVIKLYKWWSQRARNLFPPSIPHSPRDKKKRNKRETRDLDIDEFCDDDDDDGGGNGDIIEDDESIDNDADRKRGRNGRLSAPFTSSDANNLTEIRSLAL, encoded by the coding sequence atgGCACGCACTCGTGAATTGAGTGACGTACCAATTTTTGTCGACTTACAAGGATTTATCATGGGCGACATTTTTCGAGTCAAGGAGGTAGCTGTTTTGCGACGGGGCGACGAACTTACACATTATGTATTTCGTGCGCCATTAGCATGGAATCTTCTGACGAAGGATGAAAAACAACAAGCAAATTGGTTAACGGCTCATCACCATCATTTGCATTGGAAGGATGGTGATATTGAGTTTCGACAAGCAAAAAAACTAATTAGATGCGTTGTGCTTGACGGACTATTTGATGGTAAGGATGACGAAATCATCATATACGTTAAAGGGCTTCAAAAAAAGACGTGGCTGCAACAGTATCTTGACGAGGATCACGAGTGCAGAATAGACAGTATCGAGGTTGATTTCGAGGATATTGAGAGACTTAGGGATTTGAAAGCATCGAGATCGTTCCACTGCAGACGTCATGTTAAAAATTGTGCTATggataatgttattaaattgtaCAAATGGTGGTCGCAACGCGCGAGGAATCTATTTCCACCATCAATTCCACATTCACCAAGAgataaaaagaagagaaataagAGAGAGACTCGAGATCTCGATATTGATGAATTttgcgacgatgacgatgatgacggCGGCGGTAATGGTGACATTATTGAGGATGACGAAAGTATCGATAACGATGCTGACCGCAAACGAGGACGCAATGGAAGACTTTCGGCGCCTTTTACTTCTTCCGACGCTAATAACTTAACAGAAATACGTTCTCTGGCACTATAA